The following coding sequences lie in one Flavobacterium sediminis genomic window:
- a CDS encoding polysaccharide biosynthesis tyrosine autokinase: protein MLDTKDFSFFETQNSFDFKGFLIRLLSYWKWFLLSLIITFLVAYNVNIRKPKVYGLESLIVIKDENNSFFTSNTSLVFNWGGVSEKVQTIITTLKSRSHNELVVDKLQYYIQYLKKGKYYFEDVYGTAPFKVTIDKNKGQLTGAPIKIKFLSPTEFQLSVDFMENRSRSLIHYVDNSRSRFSIGEVEFSKKFKVGENINLPFLHLRLYILPEADQYVGKEYFLRFDDFNATVGRYKSIDVNADTKAQSVVSLQLQGANKYRLVEYLNETINVLRKNQLESKNKFATNTINFIDSTLVVMEAQIKDAENELKDFRKGKNVFELESGGEKLTERLTEFDSQKDLIQRKMEYLNHLKSYLEKSTDFSRLPAPSVAGIDDPNILVNVSKLIQLSAEREELGYAVKSDDIFTEFDVEMEALKKVLLENISSAKGALQLDLQLINRNIANAEGEISQLPELKQEHIKITRKYNLKDNIYNTFLQKRSEAEIIRAANSSDVEFIDTAKDVGGGLKGPKTSVNYILAAFLGFIIPFVIVLLITLLDNNVNSVEDIQKMTKIPVIGIIGKKNTENNLSVFEKPKSPLAESFRAIRSSLQFLYKKQKGERTKILMLTSSVSGEGKTFCSINLATVFALSEKKTVIVGLDLRKPKIFGDFNIDNVTGVVNYLIGQKTLDEVTQSTHIPHLDLITSGPIPPNPAELLMGDSMRDMIEELKEKYDYVILDTPPVGLVSDALELAHYCDATLYVTRQGYTKKGMLGVVNEKHKRGELQNISILFNGFQNKAKYGYGYGYGYGYGYGYGYGAYGEAYMERDTSTSGWKKWLNKWLKKLKF, encoded by the coding sequence ATGTTAGATACCAAAGATTTTTCTTTTTTTGAGACGCAAAACAGCTTTGACTTTAAAGGTTTTTTGATTAGACTTTTGAGTTATTGGAAATGGTTCTTGCTGAGCTTGATTATTACGTTTCTGGTGGCTTATAATGTAAATATCCGAAAGCCTAAAGTTTACGGATTGGAATCCCTGATTGTAATTAAGGACGAGAATAATTCATTTTTCACCTCAAATACCAGTTTGGTTTTTAACTGGGGAGGCGTATCGGAGAAAGTACAAACCATCATTACAACGTTAAAATCAAGATCTCATAATGAGCTTGTTGTAGATAAACTTCAATATTATATCCAGTACCTGAAAAAAGGGAAATATTATTTTGAAGATGTCTACGGAACAGCACCTTTTAAAGTGACTATTGATAAAAATAAAGGACAATTGACAGGTGCTCCGATAAAGATCAAATTTTTATCACCAACAGAATTTCAACTATCAGTTGATTTTATGGAAAATCGTTCCAGATCCCTGATTCATTATGTTGATAATTCCAGAAGTAGATTTTCAATTGGAGAAGTTGAATTCTCTAAAAAATTTAAAGTAGGTGAAAATATCAATTTACCATTCTTACACTTACGACTTTACATCTTGCCGGAGGCCGATCAATATGTAGGAAAAGAATACTTTCTGCGTTTTGACGATTTTAATGCTACAGTGGGGCGATACAAAAGTATTGATGTGAATGCCGATACAAAAGCTCAGTCTGTTGTGTCTTTGCAATTGCAGGGCGCGAACAAATATCGTTTGGTTGAATACCTGAATGAAACCATCAATGTGTTGCGTAAGAACCAGTTGGAGAGTAAAAATAAATTCGCAACTAATACGATCAATTTTATTGACAGCACATTAGTTGTCATGGAAGCACAAATAAAAGATGCTGAAAATGAACTGAAAGACTTCAGAAAAGGGAAGAACGTTTTTGAGTTAGAGTCAGGAGGAGAAAAGCTAACAGAACGATTGACGGAATTTGATAGCCAAAAAGATTTGATTCAACGTAAAATGGAATACTTGAATCATTTGAAATCTTACTTGGAAAAAAGTACAGATTTTTCAAGATTGCCGGCGCCTTCTGTTGCCGGTATAGACGATCCTAATATTTTGGTTAACGTTTCCAAACTGATACAGCTTTCTGCTGAAAGGGAAGAATTAGGTTATGCGGTTAAAAGTGATGATATCTTTACAGAGTTTGACGTGGAAATGGAAGCACTTAAAAAAGTATTGCTGGAAAATATTTCAAGTGCTAAAGGAGCGTTGCAACTCGATCTGCAACTCATTAACAGAAATATTGCCAATGCTGAAGGAGAGATCAGTCAGTTACCCGAGCTGAAACAGGAGCACATCAAAATAACCCGTAAATACAATCTTAAAGACAATATTTATAACACATTTCTTCAGAAAAGAAGTGAGGCGGAAATCATTCGGGCAGCTAATAGTTCTGACGTAGAATTTATTGATACGGCTAAAGATGTCGGAGGTGGATTAAAAGGTCCGAAAACCAGTGTTAATTATATTCTGGCAGCCTTTCTGGGATTTATAATCCCTTTTGTAATAGTGCTATTAATTACATTGTTAGACAATAATGTAAATTCGGTAGAAGATATTCAAAAAATGACAAAAATTCCGGTTATCGGAATTATTGGGAAGAAAAATACAGAAAACAATCTGTCCGTTTTTGAAAAACCAAAGTCACCGCTTGCAGAGTCTTTCAGAGCTATTCGTTCGTCTCTTCAGTTCTTGTATAAAAAACAAAAAGGAGAAAGAACAAAGATATTAATGCTTACGTCATCCGTTAGTGGAGAAGGAAAAACATTCTGTTCGATCAATCTGGCAACGGTTTTTGCCTTAAGTGAAAAGAAAACGGTAATTGTCGGATTAGATCTGAGAAAGCCTAAGATATTTGGAGACTTTAATATCGATAATGTTACCGGTGTGGTTAATTATCTGATCGGACAAAAGACGTTAGATGAGGTTACACAAAGTACACATATTCCTCATTTAGATCTGATCACATCTGGACCTATTCCTCCTAATCCGGCTGAGTTACTAATGGGAGATAGTATGAGAGATATGATCGAAGAGTTGAAAGAGAAATACGATTACGTTATTCTGGATACGCCTCCGGTCGGACTTGTATCTGATGCCCTAGAATTAGCGCATTATTGTGATGCAACACTTTATGTGACACGTCAGGGATACACGAAAAAAGGAATGTTAGGAGTGGTTAACGAAAAGCACAAAAGAGGCGAGCTACAGAATATTAGCATTTTATTTAACGGTTTCCAGAATAAAGCAAAATATGGATACGGCTATGGCTATGGTTATGGATACGGTTATGGTTACGGCTATGGAGCCTATGGAGAAGCTTATATGGAAAGGGATACATCAACATCTGGTTGGAAGAAGTGGTTAAACAAATGGTTG
- a CDS encoding polysaccharide biosynthesis/export family protein, producing MKCKRFLQLVLVLTFFTSCISNKQLVYLQDEGKSNESIEVKSTQTKPYRVQTNDILSINIKALDQKLVEMFNPSTNTGNAQQQNSPQNLYFNGFVVDDHGNIRVPVLGEVNVMGYTLEEIRTTIEKRLLNEYFRTQSRLFVNVKLAGLRYTVNGEIGSPGTNVLYQDKANIMEAIANSGDITMTGDRKNVQVIRKYPYGFQTYYIDLTSSKAVESPVFYLQPNDYIYIKPLKQKSWGTGTTGMQTVSTIITALSLVTTTILLTRNL from the coding sequence ATGAAGTGTAAACGTTTTTTACAATTGGTGTTGGTTTTGACTTTCTTTACTTCTTGTATATCAAATAAGCAGTTGGTGTATTTGCAGGACGAAGGAAAATCAAACGAATCTATTGAGGTAAAATCGACCCAGACAAAACCTTACAGGGTGCAAACAAATGATATCTTAAGTATCAATATAAAAGCACTTGATCAGAAATTGGTTGAGATGTTTAATCCGTCGACAAATACCGGAAATGCCCAACAGCAAAATTCGCCTCAGAATTTATATTTCAATGGCTTTGTAGTAGACGATCACGGAAATATAAGGGTTCCGGTTTTAGGAGAAGTTAATGTAATGGGGTATACTTTGGAGGAAATCAGAACTACAATCGAAAAGAGACTTTTGAACGAATACTTCCGAACCCAGTCAAGACTTTTTGTGAATGTGAAACTGGCCGGGTTACGTTATACGGTTAATGGAGAGATCGGTTCGCCGGGAACGAATGTGCTTTATCAGGATAAGGCAAATATAATGGAAGCAATTGCTAATTCAGGTGATATTACAATGACCGGTGACCGTAAGAATGTTCAAGTGATCAGAAAATATCCTTATGGGTTTCAAACGTACTATATTGATCTGACCAGTTCTAAAGCAGTAGAATCTCCAGTTTTTTATCTACAGCCTAATGATTATATCTATATCAAACCTTTGAAACAAAAATCATGGGGTACCGGAACAACCGGTATGCAAACTGTCAGTACCATTATAACGGCACTTTCACTGGTAACTACCACAATTTTATTAACCAGAAACCTGTAG
- the recR gene encoding recombination mediator RecR: protein MELPSKLLENAVNEISQLPGIGKRTALRLVLHLLRQPVEQSEDLANALLKVRGEIKYCSGCHNISDKEICQICENPGRDKSLVCVVEDVRDVMAIENTGTYKGIYHVLGGKINPIEGIGPSQLNIVSLVEKVKSNDVKEVIFALSSTMEGDTTIFYIYKQIKDYNVKTSTIARGIAVGDELEYADEVTLGRSLQHRIPYEQSLNQL from the coding sequence ATGGAATTGCCTTCGAAATTATTAGAAAATGCGGTAAATGAGATTTCACAATTACCCGGAATAGGAAAGCGTACTGCTTTACGTTTGGTGTTGCACTTGTTGCGCCAACCGGTAGAACAATCAGAAGATCTGGCGAATGCATTACTCAAAGTAAGAGGAGAGATAAAGTATTGTTCCGGTTGTCATAATATTTCAGATAAAGAAATTTGTCAAATTTGTGAAAACCCTGGTCGAGACAAATCATTGGTTTGTGTTGTGGAGGATGTGCGTGATGTTATGGCTATTGAAAATACCGGTACATATAAAGGGATTTATCATGTTTTAGGAGGTAAGATCAACCCTATTGAGGGAATAGGGCCAAGTCAGTTGAATATTGTGTCATTGGTTGAAAAAGTAAAGAGTAATGATGTGAAAGAAGTTATCTTTGCGCTAAGTTCCACGATGGAAGGTGATACGACTATTTTTTACATCTATAAACAAATAAAAGATTATAATGTAAAAACATCGACTATTGCACGAGGAATAGCAGTAGGAGATGAGTTAGAGTATGCAGATGAAGTTACTTTAGGAAGAAGCTTACAACATAGGATTCCTTATGAGCAATCTTTAAATCAGTTATAG
- a CDS encoding sodium:solute symporter, whose translation MQPVSILFLILAYFAVLILISFLTTRNDNESNSTFFKANKQSPWYLVAFGMIGASLSGVTFISVPGKVEASQFTYFQIVLGYILGYLTIGIVLLPLYYKLNLTTIYTYLKDRFGNQTYKTGSWFFIISRTVGANLRLLLVADVLQTLVFEPLKIPYWITVTTTIILIWLYTFKSGIKTIIFTDTLQTFFMLLSVGICIYVVSADLGLNISNFADFIAQSDFSKTFFFENPKLPNYFWKQFLSGAFIAIVMTGLDQDMMQKNLTCRSLKDAQKNMFWFTIVLTVVNFFFLVLGLLFTEYALKYNIDAHGDKLFPILANHYLGVTVAFSFLLGLIAAAFSSADSSLTSLTTTFCIDILDIENKYSETQQIKLRKRIHLVFVFISIFIILFFKYAFHDSSLIDKVFKFAGFTYGPLLGLFSFGLFTKWKIKDHNTPIIALSAVFISLFLDSTSQYLLPFNFGFEILIINGLLTFLGLILVRRQ comes from the coding sequence ATGCAACCTGTATCTATACTTTTTTTAATATTAGCCTATTTTGCTGTTTTAATCCTCATTTCTTTTCTTACGACCCGAAACGACAATGAAAGTAACAGTACTTTTTTCAAAGCTAACAAACAGTCTCCTTGGTATCTGGTTGCATTCGGTATGATCGGAGCATCGCTTTCCGGAGTCACTTTTATTTCTGTACCGGGTAAAGTTGAGGCTTCTCAATTCACCTATTTTCAGATAGTCTTAGGGTATATTTTAGGATACCTTACCATAGGAATTGTTCTGCTTCCTTTGTATTATAAACTGAACCTTACCACTATATATACTTATCTGAAAGACCGCTTCGGAAATCAAACTTACAAAACAGGTTCGTGGTTCTTCATTATTTCAAGAACTGTAGGCGCTAACCTCCGCTTACTCCTTGTTGCAGATGTTTTGCAGACGTTAGTCTTCGAACCGCTAAAAATCCCATACTGGATAACTGTTACAACCACTATTATTCTGATCTGGCTTTACACTTTTAAATCCGGAATCAAAACCATTATATTCACAGATACCCTGCAAACTTTTTTCATGTTACTTTCTGTCGGAATATGTATCTATGTTGTTTCTGCCGACCTAGGGCTGAACATCTCAAATTTTGCAGATTTTATTGCTCAGAGTGACTTTTCTAAAACTTTCTTTTTTGAGAATCCGAAACTTCCGAATTATTTCTGGAAACAATTCTTATCCGGAGCTTTTATCGCAATCGTTATGACAGGACTCGATCAGGACATGATGCAAAAGAACCTGACTTGCCGCAGCTTGAAGGATGCTCAAAAAAATATGTTTTGGTTCACGATCGTATTGACCGTGGTTAATTTTTTCTTTTTAGTATTAGGTTTGCTCTTTACAGAATATGCCTTAAAATACAATATTGATGCTCACGGAGATAAGCTATTCCCTATCTTAGCAAATCATTACTTAGGTGTTACTGTTGCTTTCAGCTTTTTATTAGGACTTATTGCCGCTGCATTTTCCAGTGCCGACAGCTCATTAACCTCGTTAACCACAACATTCTGTATCGATATTTTGGATATTGAAAATAAATATTCTGAAACCCAACAAATAAAACTCCGAAAAAGGATTCATCTTGTATTTGTTTTTATTTCGATCTTTATCATTCTTTTCTTTAAATATGCTTTTCACGATTCCAGTCTGATTGATAAGGTATTTAAGTTTGCCGGATTTACATACGGCCCTCTTCTAGGGTTGTTCAGCTTCGGTTTATTTACCAAATGGAAAATTAAAGATCATAACACCCCTATTATTGCTCTTTCAGCAGTGTTCATCTCTTTATTTCTGGACAGCACCAGTCAATACTTACTGCCTTTTAATTTTGGTTTTGAGATCTTAATTATAAATGGTTTATTAACCTTTTTAGGTTTAATATTGGTTCGTCGCCAGTAA
- a CDS encoding CoA-binding protein has product MKTLVIGATTNKERYAYRAINSLIDKSHQVVAIGVKPGMALDVEIETEKIPFKSVDTVTLYVNPTIQKEYYDYVVSLKPRRVIFNPGTENPEFVQLLEQNGIDSEIACTLVLLATNQY; this is encoded by the coding sequence ATGAAAACTTTAGTAATCGGAGCAACGACAAATAAAGAGCGATATGCCTACCGCGCTATAAACAGTTTAATAGATAAAAGTCATCAAGTGGTTGCGATCGGAGTAAAACCGGGAATGGCTCTGGATGTTGAAATTGAAACGGAAAAAATACCTTTTAAAAGTGTAGATACAGTTACTCTTTATGTAAATCCTACGATACAAAAAGAGTATTATGATTATGTGGTTTCACTTAAGCCCAGACGGGTTATATTCAATCCCGGAACTGAAAACCCGGAATTTGTACAACTTTTGGAACAAAACGGTATTGATTCAGAGATAGCTTGTACGTTAGTATTACTGGCGACGAACCAATATTAA
- a CDS encoding MarC family NAAT transporter — MEQFIYIFAALFSVLNPLGAIPIFVGLTQDDSKQERSRISLWAAINVAIILLISYFAGEYVLKFFGISIDSLRIAGGILIVTSGFSLLNGNFSKKRGVNKKVANDAKNRNDIALSPLAIPMLAGPGSISLLIALYQEHDTIASKLICCAAVLLVALVIFLILRSANYLSRILGASGIVAISRIIGFIVIAIGIEYIISAIINIYKSI, encoded by the coding sequence ATGGAACAATTCATTTACATTTTTGCTGCTTTATTCTCAGTTTTAAATCCTTTAGGTGCTATCCCTATTTTCGTAGGATTAACCCAGGATGATTCAAAACAAGAACGTTCCCGAATTTCACTTTGGGCAGCTATTAATGTAGCCATTATTTTACTAATATCCTATTTTGCAGGGGAATATGTTTTAAAGTTTTTCGGTATTAGTATTGACTCACTTCGTATTGCCGGCGGTATTTTAATTGTGACTTCGGGTTTTTCCTTACTGAACGGTAACTTCAGTAAAAAGAGAGGGGTCAATAAAAAAGTAGCAAACGATGCTAAAAACAGAAATGATATAGCTCTAAGTCCATTAGCTATTCCGATGCTCGCCGGACCTGGCTCTATTTCTTTACTCATTGCACTATACCAAGAACATGACACTATTGCTTCTAAACTTATCTGTTGTGCTGCTGTTCTACTGGTAGCATTGGTTATCTTCTTAATTCTAAGAAGTGCCAACTATTTATCGCGTATTTTAGGAGCCTCAGGTATTGTTGCTATTTCCAGAATTATCGGTTTTATTGTCATCGCAATAGGTATTGAATATATCATTAGCGCAATTATCAATATTTACAAAAGTATATAA
- a CDS encoding phosphoadenylyl-sulfate reductase translates to MDKIRQETLKNWNEQIDQLSLKESIAWVLQHVEGKVVFSTSFGIEDQVITHYLEPHYDSVELFTLDTGRQFNETYEVFQKTQSKYPNLNIKTYYPEETDIQEYYSKSGVNGFYNSIEERKQCCFIRKVKPLNKALDGASVWITGLRAEQSANRETMQFLEWDADHQLIKFNPLLLFTLEEVEAEVDQYNIPINSLYKKGYLSIGCAPCTRAIEPGEDFRAGRWWWENGKKECGLHIHTDQNN, encoded by the coding sequence ATGGACAAAATAAGACAGGAAACATTAAAAAATTGGAATGAACAAATAGACCAATTGTCATTAAAGGAAAGTATTGCATGGGTTTTACAACATGTTGAGGGAAAAGTGGTTTTTTCAACCTCGTTCGGGATAGAAGATCAGGTTATAACACATTACCTTGAGCCACATTATGATAGCGTCGAACTTTTCACGTTAGACACCGGACGTCAGTTTAATGAGACCTATGAAGTGTTTCAGAAAACACAAAGTAAATATCCGAATCTGAATATTAAAACCTATTATCCGGAAGAAACAGATATTCAGGAATACTACAGCAAATCAGGAGTCAATGGCTTTTATAACAGTATAGAAGAACGAAAGCAATGCTGCTTTATCAGAAAAGTAAAACCTTTAAATAAAGCTTTGGATGGAGCTTCCGTGTGGATCACAGGACTTCGGGCAGAACAATCAGCAAATAGAGAGACTATGCAATTTTTAGAATGGGATGCTGATCATCAATTGATCAAGTTCAATCCGTTACTTCTTTTTACATTAGAAGAAGTGGAAGCAGAAGTAGATCAATACAATATTCCGATTAACAGTTTGTATAAAAAAGGCTATTTGAGCATCGGTTGTGCTCCGTGTACAAGAGCTATCGAACCCGGAGAAGATTTTAGAGCCGGACGTTGGTGGTGGGAAAATGGTAAAAAAGAATGTGGATTACACATACACACCGATCAGAATAATTAA
- a CDS encoding DUF2061 domain-containing protein: MFLDLLRTKKTGEIVSRDTKISACKAVTWRLLGTIDTMIISFIMTGNVKIAFSIGSFEVFTKMILYFIHEKVWAKWTK, encoded by the coding sequence ATGTTTTTAGATTTATTGAGAACCAAAAAAACAGGAGAGATTGTAAGTCGGGACACAAAGATTTCGGCTTGTAAAGCTGTAACCTGGCGGTTGCTCGGGACTATAGATACTATGATTATTTCTTTTATTATGACAGGTAATGTAAAAATAGCCTTCTCTATAGGGAGCTTTGAAGTATTCACAAAAATGATATTATATTTTATTCACGAAAAGGTCTGGGCAAAATGGACAAAATAA
- a CDS encoding RrF2 family transcriptional regulator, translating to MLSRKTKYGLKALIYIAKQDKSAPVLISEIAEKEHISKKFLETILLDLKKSGILGSKMGKGGGYYLMKDPKEIKIASIIRVLDGPIALLPCVSINFYEKCDDCPSEETCALNKLMIQVRDNALSILEKQSLHDLASF from the coding sequence ATGTTATCAAGAAAAACAAAATATGGGTTAAAAGCGCTGATTTATATTGCTAAGCAAGATAAATCAGCACCCGTTTTGATTTCTGAAATAGCCGAAAAAGAACATATTTCCAAAAAGTTTTTAGAGACTATTCTGTTGGATTTGAAGAAATCCGGTATCTTAGGTTCAAAAATGGGTAAAGGAGGCGGCTATTATTTAATGAAAGATCCGAAAGAGATCAAAATAGCAAGTATCATCAGAGTTTTAGACGGTCCGATTGCGCTTCTGCCTTGTGTTAGTATTAATTTTTATGAGAAATGTGACGACTGTCCGAGTGAAGAAACATGTGCGTTGAATAAATTGATGATCCAGGTGAGAGATAACGCTTTGTCTATTTTAGAAAAACAATCTTTACATGATCTGGCAAGCTTTTAA
- the ctlX gene encoding citrulline utilization hydrolase CtlX — MNQTTNTILMIRPVAFRMNEQTAVNNYYQKVLDNLLPATVNVKAQEEFDAYVEKLRTVGVNVVVVDDTKEPDTPDSIFPNNWISFHENGDVALYPMFAENRRLERREDILDILEEKGFVINDIMDYTAAEEDNVFLEGTGSIILDRENEIAYCALSPRADEELFIEFCEDFEYTPVIFEAYQTVDGERKHIYHTNVMMCVAETFAVICADCIDDKAERKMVLEVLKKSGKEVIFITEDQVNNFAGNMLQVKGQNEERFLVMSNAAYQSLTQEQIAKIEKHCKIIYASLDTIEACGGGSARCMMAEVFLPETEN, encoded by the coding sequence ATGAATCAAACAACAAATACAATATTGATGATTCGTCCGGTAGCATTCCGTATGAATGAACAAACGGCAGTGAATAATTATTACCAGAAAGTGTTGGATAACTTATTGCCAGCCACTGTAAATGTAAAAGCACAGGAAGAATTTGATGCTTATGTTGAAAAATTGAGAACAGTTGGGGTAAATGTAGTTGTTGTAGATGATACGAAAGAGCCGGATACACCGGATAGTATTTTTCCGAATAACTGGATTTCTTTTCATGAGAACGGTGACGTGGCTCTGTATCCGATGTTTGCTGAAAACAGAAGACTGGAACGTAGAGAAGATATCTTAGATATCCTTGAAGAAAAAGGTTTTGTGATCAATGACATTATGGATTATACAGCTGCTGAAGAAGATAATGTTTTTTTAGAAGGAACCGGAAGTATTATTTTAGACCGGGAAAATGAAATCGCTTATTGCGCATTATCACCTAGAGCTGATGAAGAATTGTTTATCGAGTTTTGTGAAGATTTTGAATATACTCCTGTGATCTTTGAAGCTTATCAAACAGTTGATGGTGAGCGAAAACATATTTATCATACCAATGTGATGATGTGTGTTGCAGAAACATTTGCAGTTATCTGTGCTGATTGTATTGATGACAAAGCAGAGCGTAAAATGGTTTTGGAAGTCTTGAAAAAATCCGGGAAAGAAGTTATCTTTATCACTGAAGATCAAGTTAACAATTTTGCCGGAAATATGTTGCAGGTAAAAGGGCAAAATGAGGAACGTTTTCTGGTAATGAGTAATGCAGCCTATCAATCATTGACGCAAGAGCAAATAGCAAAGATTGAGAAACATTGTAAAATTATCTATGCAAGTTTAGATACTATTGAAGCTTGTGGCGGTGGAAGTGCACGTTGCATGATGGCAGAAGTTTTTTTACCGGAAACAGAAAATTAA
- a CDS encoding dimethylarginine dimethylaminohydrolase family protein: MLKLNIKNETSRLRAVILGTAQSNGPTPTKSEAYDPKSLEHILAGTYPLEEDMVKEIEAFNQVFEKYDVEVFRPQIIENYNQIFARDIGFVIDDVFIKANILPDRERELDAIQYVINQMDPTKVVRPPEKVHIEGGDVMPWNEHIFIGTYKGSDYKDYITARTNMYGVDFIKEMFPNKIVKEFDLVKSRIEPRDNALHLDCCFQPVGIDKGIIYKSGFREEADYLYLVDIFGKENLFHIEREEMYHMNSNIFSIAPDVVVSERNFTRLNNWLRANGFTVEEIPYAEISKQEGLLRCSTLPLIRD; the protein is encoded by the coding sequence ATGCTAAAACTGAATATTAAAAATGAAACTTCCCGTTTGAGGGCTGTCATTTTAGGTACAGCTCAGAGTAACGGACCAACACCTACCAAGTCAGAAGCTTACGATCCTAAATCTTTAGAACATATTCTGGCGGGAACTTATCCGCTGGAAGAAGATATGGTTAAAGAGATAGAAGCTTTTAATCAGGTTTTTGAAAAATATGATGTAGAGGTTTTTCGTCCTCAGATTATAGAGAACTACAATCAGATCTTTGCTCGTGATATCGGATTCGTGATCGATGATGTGTTTATAAAAGCAAATATATTACCCGATAGAGAACGAGAGTTAGATGCGATTCAATATGTGATAAATCAAATGGATCCGACCAAAGTAGTAAGGCCGCCTGAAAAAGTACATATTGAGGGAGGAGATGTAATGCCTTGGAATGAGCATATTTTTATAGGGACTTATAAAGGAAGTGATTACAAAGACTATATCACAGCCAGAACCAATATGTATGGTGTAGATTTTATCAAAGAAATGTTTCCCAATAAAATAGTGAAAGAATTTGATCTGGTGAAGTCAAGGATTGAACCACGCGATAATGCATTGCATTTGGATTGTTGTTTTCAGCCGGTTGGTATAGATAAAGGAATTATTTATAAAAGTGGTTTCCGCGAAGAAGCAGATTATCTGTATCTGGTCGATATTTTCGGAAAAGAAAATTTATTTCATATTGAAAGGGAAGAAATGTATCACATGAATTCGAATATTTTTTCAATAGCACCTGATGTTGTGGTTTCAGAAAGAAATTTTACAAGATTAAACAATTGGCTTAGAGCTAACGGCTTTACAGTTGAAGAGATACCTTATGCTGAAATTTCTAAACAAGAAGGACTATTGCGTTGTTCTACGTTACCGTTGATTAGAGATTAA